A single window of Paenibacillus urinalis DNA harbors:
- a CDS encoding PA14 domain-containing protein, which yields MAIINFDYKIKAEIIPTWEHPFQFAVYADVEKPNGERYNDKLYEGRGVLNEQHTSYDSKAHIELDSVVIDLEEGSVIQGYTAISLDPNVSIVINEDGIDSVYAWIESRAAVPITTETKWITAEQIDTSIHGTKETAKILNRTELKQLLERNSEIEFPLRYDIRSLEIISNKENVIMELAEEGIEVFGFDVSLIENVIGSVNVNEIVVTHREAIPVPIFLDVEGVLGVRADLIEGIIDNRNIARVSAVESDKIWIEGMSIGETNIRFNYAGTFIAETPIRVEKPKAVIHTSLDSKNFYVGQPFQIHLMPEYTNGDIFETSTCEYDVQGGEVSLQLDTRTFMIIPSTSGILTMEVRLVSKTSEVVEATIKLPIRDKHLYRFHVQPEEATIVQGDKISLSAQYQNTLAGMDHNDYLIEWNIVEGAEFVQLENNKGKDIVLGGYGSGVVRLKASVYDNEAEATIHIVGQTQPILHFAETNILMAPGERKSIYPAIVNDDGRSRSITWDIQQNSCLNIVDEDANRLVFEAITNGKATIICKAGELKQQIYVDVSENRIQAFSTEAVDGSIYIPTEDSPEQWTDVEKEPNYIENPGMLTSMYTRTSGEEDPNYAFHSGIGDQDDLLVKKPQLENSIQPFQYAARLRGKKRHSIMIYPEIAFQYSVQYKGDLYVTYNESSFKVSVDAYPAKKFEFTIKEDRKLETIKDYEVEMSVEGQVTKKDLEYAVNWKANVEVNDEGDVKGLFVSGGDKGDFIGSGTELSWRLGSGYVYDTYNLSRFSGVVAKKYYDYTSYEAEFDYKPIAGDSSGIADDDLIGLIFKARDKRNFYMLLIESHERARNSNRTGDNLEGFNIYTGTPEQWNARSVRGASYQTESEWRLYTQSMGWKTQHRRIYKVTDGVMSRVNVNDLGGGNGWDFNVMQSMMVRSMGKKVELHIRHSLSGDYAKIFEFNTDWEEGSFGMCNISQAVQFHGIRVREWNQIEGRIPETGYDKYTGIGSKTISSSGREYVKNQVVSKLSSPSQKYEVTEVAGELTDSSAGSITASVTGAIVVKSNNPPNAGEPITQKFTKSGQIRITPDNIDLNTAAEVYTNAQEFFKAELAKFKSDHPEMSASSVVPTFTLVKPAADDAEKDFTQERLLMWETEPEIVTTEIDYEHNVFAYEGWVAGRPLTDFVGGNWATYTLTFHDNSGTVNEQYDAWKWQNSGAVDIHHDPSDVLMLKTTEWYKGIFPADILNEGIVNSEEDSFVDIPPNHEHYIEPYLNTPMPGIYDNVHYLLYKEPIGKQTFTWMYWESQPGITTRNSGLPINQLTGKPIIKTDRQNDRVVVKCDEDPRYIPYTTGKEIGYGKVNGKRPFFGDSAGRANMVGVPTNTVFIPENMVNITGPYIEVSDERVSYNIDAGGKTVTFSSDFKDAYVWYTDWYTSWHEDERGFHADLNTTTTISDPISINPDDQEDYDDNVSIEGVEVISNNPFVSVWPTQAEGSSSGLLGTYYRYPQEIENVLEKFVVGGSFQIKEQVFVIEEAVAPVNTPGLPATETFIPGSAPVRGTIQGATESEVATVYVPAGKPILKIASNFMIDTGNKYPDLLVTAPNGEQFGVKYMNGTWSATGTTASDFLSCRQYTHSGDNGHAEVMTFTLPIEGTWIISVFNQGNAQTTYMVTTNIGTEVRKVLSLSYVPDPDSVSVKVNGTSITAFAMDRKDVIITAPIVNEDVIEVNYSAGGIKIKELPMQTDFPMYDVPPYKVLSVRKNDVEIPESTTNGYYIDGQTFKIRGSYVTPGVIRIRYGVGEIDNTFDLSNEPQLSPEVYLNGAKLDETKYSISGRILTVDKELLMPKDWVHLQSYRVAKRFDPQKENYLGNVKMSRIDPFINFNWGTQSPFTESLEPAGFRMMAVIPDQIKFNLNVEMEISYPSSEVIDTSNFTGVWNKFDENIGSDVGNWHGPPEAGYDKVTNLANQSYRSGWYNPEHVDMTDYDFEFLVQEINSGDNDMYGAIFRFSPATKNFYSFEWDADGMDVRGMAIYRNICTNPSQYGTAQLTYNKVKLAHLPEPWAYGGNQTNKIRVRVVGQSIQVYTNDVLKFDIVDNAPDALIAGAWGPVTRSQPNTYFWNFSTSKILKETIRKPMSAEKTKSLTDSLRTEEMVVNDQRMIEFFSSELNSFLSAHGFSRSDVSLQYFIKNDTSDYKTHFTTGGIVTSSDDAKVSATVITRPASTPEQPAWLDYREINRGHLPPDTSVDVYSPDQPEPYIDPIQPTDEGTPNDGFAINWKGSIYAPVSGTYTFYSTSDDGFRLWIDKKLIIDKWVLQSAMTHVGSIDLQGGKWYDFNANYFENEGTASVKLEWSHPATDRTMISPDFFTPRLGYAVNARVKEATPMPWSPMIHNGYYYFKDKEHYLYAKKTRHVMTPVDHQLLIQPRPQQGAPMIIRDNEGNILRKTAFYEEVFNEDGLLIDIQQTLTYKEELTGNGYGKYYLTYKGIDPDSLVVKLNGVTISADKYVFDAERSSIQFMNNIGNRDIMNFEYSLMYSYFVDYNHDPNNDVAKIVLHSNYDPDKMKDMEIIYEGDAFSPFYRAKEIALNPLLTHNHKGFLYLTNKILDTPKSVEINVSPKTLSSDGLGKVLVTGKVLDKYNNPIQNKNVDVYRDGELIYSGPTNRAGEIYVYDKPVPRAEMISAYQIICEDLNNQTLLNFYVPNMKDRYFLEVKTSKAAIQAGQDDKATVYITLRNENWENVAGERIKIVCRDTKGDITTSEMTTNVYGQAEWTISALNEQQGNITVTASYSMEGETASNFIYLKVIGA from the coding sequence ATGGCCATAATCAATTTCGATTATAAAATCAAAGCAGAGATTATCCCAACGTGGGAGCACCCATTTCAATTCGCCGTCTATGCTGACGTAGAGAAGCCAAATGGAGAGAGGTATAACGATAAGTTATATGAGGGGCGCGGAGTGCTTAATGAACAGCACACAAGCTATGATAGCAAAGCTCATATCGAATTAGATAGCGTAGTTATTGACCTCGAAGAGGGAAGTGTCATCCAAGGATATACGGCGATCTCACTAGACCCTAATGTATCAATCGTAATAAATGAGGATGGCATTGATTCCGTTTATGCTTGGATCGAATCCAGAGCAGCTGTACCGATAACAACCGAAACAAAATGGATAACAGCAGAGCAGATCGACACAAGCATCCACGGCACCAAAGAGACAGCAAAGATTTTAAACCGCACTGAGCTTAAGCAGCTGCTTGAGCGCAATAGTGAAATAGAGTTCCCTCTTCGCTATGATATTCGATCCCTTGAAATTATCAGCAATAAAGAGAATGTAATTATGGAACTTGCTGAGGAAGGTATTGAAGTCTTTGGTTTTGATGTTTCTCTGATTGAGAATGTCATAGGAAGCGTGAATGTAAATGAGATCGTTGTAACTCATCGGGAGGCTATTCCTGTTCCGATTTTTCTTGATGTTGAAGGTGTTCTAGGTGTTAGGGCAGATCTTATTGAGGGCATCATTGATAACCGAAATATCGCAAGAGTTTCTGCTGTTGAATCAGATAAGATTTGGATTGAAGGCATGAGTATTGGTGAAACCAACATTCGTTTTAACTATGCAGGAACATTCATCGCTGAAACACCGATCCGTGTAGAGAAGCCAAAAGCAGTGATCCATACTTCCTTGGATAGTAAAAACTTTTATGTAGGTCAGCCTTTTCAAATCCACTTGATGCCAGAGTATACGAATGGAGATATCTTCGAGACTTCCACCTGTGAGTATGATGTGCAAGGCGGTGAAGTAAGTCTCCAATTAGATACGAGAACTTTTATGATCATCCCTAGTACTTCAGGTATTTTAACGATGGAAGTTCGTCTTGTTAGCAAGACAAGCGAAGTGGTGGAGGCAACCATAAAGCTGCCGATACGAGATAAACATTTGTATCGCTTCCATGTTCAGCCTGAAGAGGCAACGATCGTGCAAGGGGACAAGATATCTCTTTCTGCCCAATATCAAAATACACTGGCTGGCATGGATCACAATGACTACTTAATTGAGTGGAACATTGTAGAAGGCGCTGAATTTGTTCAATTGGAGAACAACAAGGGAAAAGATATCGTACTTGGTGGTTATGGCTCGGGAGTCGTCCGACTAAAAGCAAGTGTTTATGATAACGAAGCTGAAGCCACGATCCATATCGTAGGGCAGACGCAACCGATCCTGCACTTTGCCGAAACTAATATACTCATGGCACCAGGAGAGCGAAAGTCGATCTATCCCGCTATCGTAAATGATGATGGTCGCAGCCGGTCGATTACATGGGACATTCAGCAAAACAGTTGCCTTAATATCGTAGACGAAGATGCAAACAGACTTGTGTTTGAAGCTATCACGAATGGCAAAGCCACAATCATCTGCAAAGCAGGGGAGCTGAAGCAACAGATTTATGTCGATGTATCCGAGAACCGGATTCAGGCGTTCAGTACCGAGGCTGTAGATGGATCGATTTATATTCCGACAGAAGATTCTCCAGAACAATGGACGGATGTAGAAAAAGAACCGAACTATATTGAGAACCCAGGAATGCTGACGAGTATGTATACTCGGACAAGTGGGGAAGAAGATCCAAATTATGCTTTCCACTCAGGGATCGGAGATCAAGACGACCTGTTGGTGAAAAAGCCTCAGCTAGAAAACAGCATCCAACCATTCCAATATGCAGCACGTCTTCGCGGAAAGAAGCGCCATTCCATTATGATCTATCCAGAAATCGCATTCCAATACAGCGTTCAGTATAAAGGCGATCTCTATGTGACCTATAACGAGTCTTCGTTTAAGGTGAGTGTTGATGCCTATCCAGCGAAGAAGTTTGAGTTCACGATCAAAGAAGACCGCAAGCTTGAAACAATCAAGGACTATGAAGTTGAAATGTCCGTGGAAGGACAAGTCACGAAAAAGGATTTGGAGTACGCCGTCAACTGGAAAGCGAATGTGGAAGTGAATGATGAAGGTGACGTAAAAGGATTGTTCGTTTCTGGAGGAGACAAAGGAGACTTCATCGGTAGCGGTACCGAGCTGTCTTGGCGACTCGGCAGCGGATACGTCTATGACACATACAACCTCAGCCGGTTCAGTGGCGTTGTGGCAAAGAAATACTATGACTATACCAGTTACGAAGCTGAGTTTGATTACAAGCCAATTGCGGGCGACTCATCAGGTATTGCAGACGATGACCTTATCGGACTAATCTTCAAAGCAAGAGATAAACGGAACTTCTACATGCTGCTGATTGAAAGCCATGAGCGTGCAAGAAACTCAAACCGTACAGGTGACAACTTGGAAGGGTTCAATATCTACACTGGGACACCAGAACAATGGAACGCGCGATCCGTAAGAGGAGCCAGCTATCAGACCGAATCGGAATGGCGGCTGTATACACAGAGCATGGGGTGGAAGACACAGCATAGACGCATCTATAAAGTAACCGATGGAGTAATGAGTAGGGTTAATGTAAATGATCTAGGTGGCGGCAATGGATGGGATTTCAATGTCATGCAAAGTATGATGGTTCGCTCCATGGGCAAGAAAGTAGAGCTTCATATCCGCCACAGTTTAAGCGGTGACTATGCGAAAATCTTCGAGTTCAATACTGATTGGGAAGAAGGAAGCTTTGGGATGTGCAATATCTCTCAGGCTGTTCAGTTTCATGGTATCCGTGTACGTGAGTGGAATCAGATCGAGGGGCGTATTCCGGAAACCGGCTATGATAAATATACGGGTATCGGAAGTAAAACGATTTCTTCTTCTGGTAGAGAATACGTGAAGAATCAAGTCGTATCCAAGCTCAGCTCGCCATCACAGAAATATGAAGTCACAGAAGTAGCTGGCGAATTAACGGATAGCTCTGCCGGCAGTATTACAGCATCTGTCACGGGAGCCATCGTGGTGAAGTCTAACAATCCACCTAATGCAGGAGAGCCAATCACGCAGAAGTTTACGAAGAGTGGCCAGATTCGAATTACACCCGACAATATTGATTTGAATACGGCTGCCGAAGTCTATACGAATGCTCAGGAGTTCTTTAAAGCAGAGCTAGCTAAATTCAAGAGTGATCATCCAGAAATGTCTGCAAGCAGTGTCGTGCCAACCTTTACACTAGTGAAGCCAGCTGCTGATGATGCGGAGAAGGACTTCACGCAAGAGCGACTATTGATGTGGGAGACTGAGCCCGAGATTGTAACGACCGAGATTGATTATGAGCATAATGTATTTGCTTATGAAGGATGGGTCGCAGGACGGCCTCTGACGGACTTTGTGGGCGGCAACTGGGCAACCTACACATTAACCTTCCACGATAACTCAGGAACCGTAAACGAGCAGTATGACGCTTGGAAATGGCAGAATAGCGGAGCAGTAGACATTCATCACGATCCGTCCGATGTACTCATGCTCAAAACAACAGAGTGGTACAAGGGCATATTTCCTGCCGATATCCTGAATGAAGGAATCGTTAATAGTGAAGAAGATAGCTTTGTTGATATCCCGCCAAACCATGAACATTACATCGAGCCGTATCTAAACACGCCGATGCCAGGCATCTATGACAACGTTCATTATCTTCTGTACAAGGAGCCTATCGGCAAGCAGACATTCACTTGGATGTATTGGGAAAGCCAGCCGGGAATCACAACCCGCAACAGCGGACTGCCTATTAACCAGTTGACTGGCAAGCCCATCATCAAGACGGATCGGCAGAATGATCGTGTTGTGGTGAAGTGTGATGAAGATCCAAGATATATCCCTTATACAACAGGGAAAGAAATTGGATATGGAAAGGTTAATGGAAAGCGCCCATTCTTCGGAGACTCAGCTGGTCGAGCAAACATGGTCGGCGTTCCAACGAATACAGTGTTCATCCCTGAGAATATGGTCAACATTACAGGCCCGTATATCGAGGTCAGCGACGAGCGTGTAAGTTACAACATCGATGCCGGGGGAAAAACGGTTACGTTCAGCTCTGATTTCAAAGATGCCTACGTTTGGTATACCGATTGGTACACAAGCTGGCATGAAGATGAGAGAGGATTTCATGCAGATCTGAATACGACAACAACCATAAGCGATCCGATCTCCATCAATCCAGATGATCAGGAAGACTATGATGATAATGTTTCTATTGAAGGCGTTGAAGTCATCAGTAACAATCCGTTTGTTTCTGTCTGGCCAACTCAAGCAGAGGGGAGTTCTTCAGGGCTCCTGGGAACGTACTATCGCTACCCTCAAGAGATTGAGAACGTGCTTGAGAAGTTTGTTGTCGGCGGCAGCTTTCAAATCAAAGAGCAGGTGTTTGTCATTGAAGAAGCCGTGGCTCCAGTAAATACACCGGGACTACCTGCAACCGAAACGTTCATTCCCGGCAGTGCGCCGGTGAGAGGAACCATTCAAGGAGCTACGGAGTCCGAGGTGGCGACAGTATATGTTCCTGCAGGAAAGCCAATTCTTAAAATCGCATCCAACTTCATGATTGATACAGGAAATAAATATCCTGACCTGCTTGTGACTGCACCGAACGGTGAACAGTTTGGTGTTAAATATATGAACGGAACTTGGTCTGCTACGGGAACAACTGCATCCGATTTCTTAAGCTGCAGACAGTATACGCACTCTGGAGACAACGGACATGCAGAAGTAATGACCTTCACGCTGCCGATTGAGGGAACATGGATCATCAGCGTATTCAACCAAGGCAATGCACAGACCACTTATATGGTGACAACCAACATTGGCACTGAGGTGCGTAAGGTGCTTAGTCTGAGCTATGTGCCAGACCCCGATTCTGTTTCGGTCAAAGTGAACGGCACTTCGATTACGGCTTTCGCTATGGATCGTAAGGATGTCATTATAACGGCACCAATTGTAAATGAAGATGTCATTGAGGTGAATTACTCTGCAGGCGGAATCAAGATCAAAGAGCTGCCAATGCAAACAGACTTCCCGATGTATGATGTACCGCCTTACAAGGTTCTTTCGGTTAGAAAAAATGATGTGGAGATTCCAGAAAGCACGACAAACGGGTACTACATTGATGGTCAGACATTTAAGATTAGAGGAAGTTATGTGACGCCAGGTGTCATTCGAATCAGGTACGGTGTAGGTGAGATTGATAATACGTTTGATTTATCCAATGAGCCGCAGCTATCTCCAGAAGTATACTTAAATGGGGCTAAGCTGGATGAAACGAAATATAGCATCAGCGGTCGTATTCTTACGGTGGATAAAGAATTACTCATGCCTAAAGACTGGGTTCACTTGCAGTCCTACAGGGTGGCCAAGCGCTTCGATCCGCAGAAAGAAAATTACCTTGGTAATGTAAAGATGTCCCGCATCGATCCTTTCATTAACTTCAACTGGGGTACGCAGTCGCCATTCACGGAAAGCCTGGAACCTGCCGGTTTCCGCATGATGGCCGTGATTCCTGATCAGATTAAATTTAATCTGAATGTCGAGATGGAGATCAGCTATCCTTCATCCGAAGTCATCGACACCAGTAACTTCACTGGCGTATGGAATAAGTTCGATGAAAACATTGGATCAGATGTAGGAAACTGGCACGGCCCGCCCGAAGCTGGTTATGACAAAGTAACGAATCTTGCTAATCAAAGCTACCGCTCTGGATGGTACAATCCCGAACATGTAGACATGACGGATTATGATTTCGAGTTCTTGGTGCAAGAGATCAATTCAGGTGATAATGATATGTATGGTGCAATCTTCCGCTTCAGCCCTGCCACTAAAAACTTCTATTCGTTTGAGTGGGATGCAGATGGCATGGATGTAAGAGGGATGGCTATATATCGAAACATCTGTACAAACCCATCTCAGTACGGAACAGCACAGCTCACTTATAACAAAGTGAAGCTTGCTCACCTTCCCGAACCCTGGGCTTATGGAGGAAATCAAACGAACAAGATCCGTGTGAGAGTCGTCGGACAGTCGATCCAAGTCTATACCAATGACGTATTAAAATTTGATATTGTGGACAACGCACCGGATGCATTAATTGCAGGGGCATGGGGGCCAGTAACAAGATCACAGCCTAATACGTATTTCTGGAATTTCAGCACCTCGAAAATTCTAAAAGAAACGATCCGGAAACCGATGAGTGCAGAGAAGACAAAATCGCTGACCGACAGTCTGCGAACCGAAGAGATGGTGGTTAACGACCAGCGAATGATTGAGTTCTTCAGTAGCGAATTAAATAGCTTCCTAAGTGCTCATGGATTCTCACGCAGTGATGTGTCGCTTCAATACTTTATCAAGAACGATACGAGTGATTACAAGACGCACTTTACAACAGGAGGTATCGTTACATCTAGTGATGATGCTAAGGTATCGGCTACCGTTATTACGCGTCCGGCATCCACGCCTGAGCAACCTGCTTGGCTTGATTACCGTGAAATAAACCGAGGGCACTTACCACCGGATACATCAGTGGACGTTTACAGTCCGGATCAGCCAGAGCCTTACATTGATCCGATTCAGCCGACCGATGAGGGGACACCAAACGATGGATTTGCAATCAACTGGAAAGGAAGCATCTATGCGCCGGTATCGGGTACCTATACTTTCTACTCCACCTCAGACGATGGATTCAGACTCTGGATTGATAAGAAGCTCATCATTGATAAATGGGTATTGCAATCTGCAATGACTCATGTGGGCAGCATTGATCTGCAAGGAGGCAAATGGTACGACTTCAACGCTAACTATTTCGAAAATGAAGGCACGGCCAGTGTGAAGCTGGAATGGTCACACCCGGCAACAGATCGAACTATGATCTCGCCTGATTTCTTTACACCTCGATTAGGCTATGCGGTAAATGCCAGAGTAAAAGAAGCCACTCCGATGCCATGGAGTCCAATGATTCATAATGGCTATTACTACTTCAAAGATAAAGAGCACTACCTATATGCGAAGAAGACCCGCCATGTAATGACTCCGGTTGATCACCAGCTTCTCATTCAACCTCGGCCACAACAGGGAGCTCCGATGATCATAAGGGATAATGAAGGGAATATCCTTCGCAAAACGGCATTCTATGAAGAAGTCTTTAACGAGGATGGCTTGCTCATTGATATTCAGCAGACATTAACCTATAAAGAAGAGCTGACTGGAAACGGATATGGTAAGTACTATCTCACCTATAAAGGCATTGACCCGGACAGCCTTGTTGTTAAATTGAATGGCGTTACAATTTCAGCAGACAAATATGTATTTGATGCAGAGAGATCGTCGATTCAGTTCATGAACAATATAGGAAACCGTGATATAATGAACTTCGAATATAGCTTAATGTACAGCTATTTTGTAGACTATAACCACGATCCGAATAATGATGTCGCTAAGATTGTTCTTCATTCGAACTATGATCCAGACAAGATGAAGGATATGGAGATAATTTATGAAGGCGATGCGTTTAGTCCGTTCTATCGTGCAAAAGAAATCGCACTGAATCCGCTGCTTACTCATAATCACAAGGGCTTCCTTTACTTGACCAACAAGATATTGGACACACCAAAATCTGTAGAGATCAATGTATCACCAAAGACATTATCTTCCGATGGATTAGGAAAGGTCCTTGTGACAGGGAAGGTACTGGACAAATACAACAATCCTATTCAGAACAAGAACGTGGATGTATATCGTGATGGAGAATTGATCTACAGCGGTCCAACAAACCGTGCAGGTGAAATTTACGTTTATGATAAGCCAGTACCTAGAGCTGAAATGATTAGCGCATATCAGATTATCTGCGAAGACTTAAATAACCAAACACTCCTAAACTTCTATGTTCCTAATATGAAGGATCGCTACTTCCTTGAAGTGAAAACCAGTAAGGCTGCGATTCAAGCGGGGCAGGATGATAAGGCAACCGTCTACATTACGCTTCGAAATGAGAACTGGGAGAACGTGGCGGGGGAGAGAATTAAGATTGTTTGTCGTGATACGAAAGGTGATATCACTACTTCTGAAATGACGACAAATGTGTATGGCCAAGCAGAGTGGACAATATCCGCTTTGAATGAACAGCAAGGCAATATTACTGTAACAGCTTCTTACAGTATGGAAGGTGAAACAGCAAGCAACTTCATCTACCTGAAGGTAATAGGGGCATAA
- a CDS encoding low copy number virion structural protein, translated as MEYRFEINDIVFESDQPITGELQQVEGIQSHDVFAEEIAYADYEKTPLQFKMVTNADQQVRITIPYSKRMSDTDAAHSVICFHDQISNWRLVETTCDQDKRIIQATLSGRNLIIGLFINEYFYSEYTQYMADEFPTWTTLRGKKFSLGQRFLNYFGMQFERGLGDLKDIRRQRFIDTLDPNMMDWVYVYPIPKISSIDSLTIYDQEDADLRKPVPILSSLKEFFYNMEQKGVIIDYESRVMYSIRRYETILGVVENIDNRQGFRSTPAPHLIWNAFDEFGLLVGVKRLTLERNAEYRERIKDAFRYPANNSELGLTHALGRELGLIRRFVWKNDTKNLYIKGSGLDHRTIRVDGQKIESNMYAVDRFGNIMVQAFREGKEHTVSIIKDVFKHQLYDKQDEELYKMMFGEDGQATDKLINWVNYINEVAPVMWGKFNWDEGYWDTISRDLTGIGYLPNIWDSDIKVWDDYTFRLDLAKEKF; from the coding sequence ATGGAATATAGGTTTGAGATCAATGATATAGTTTTCGAAAGCGATCAGCCCATTACGGGAGAGCTGCAACAGGTAGAAGGCATTCAAAGTCACGATGTGTTTGCTGAAGAAATTGCCTATGCAGATTATGAGAAGACTCCCCTGCAATTTAAAATGGTCACCAATGCCGATCAGCAGGTTCGAATCACGATTCCTTATTCAAAGCGAATGAGTGATACAGATGCAGCACATTCAGTTATCTGCTTTCACGACCAGATCAGCAATTGGCGCTTAGTCGAAACGACATGCGATCAAGACAAGCGAATCATCCAGGCGACACTCAGCGGACGGAATCTTATTATTGGACTATTCATAAACGAATATTTCTATTCAGAATATACGCAGTACATGGCAGATGAATTTCCTACATGGACAACGCTACGCGGGAAGAAGTTCAGTCTTGGCCAGAGATTTTTAAACTACTTCGGGATGCAATTTGAAAGAGGCTTGGGTGATCTTAAAGATATTCGCCGCCAGCGATTCATCGACACGCTTGATCCGAATATGATGGACTGGGTTTATGTCTATCCAATCCCTAAGATTTCATCTATAGACAGTCTAACGATTTATGATCAAGAAGATGCTGACCTTCGTAAACCGGTTCCCATCTTAAGCTCACTAAAAGAGTTCTTTTATAACATGGAGCAGAAGGGCGTCATTATTGATTACGAGTCTCGAGTCATGTACTCGATTCGTCGATATGAAACCATTCTAGGCGTAGTCGAGAATATTGATAACCGGCAGGGCTTCCGATCAACACCGGCACCTCATTTAATCTGGAATGCCTTTGATGAGTTCGGGCTTTTAGTCGGCGTGAAACGTCTGACACTTGAGCGGAATGCAGAGTATCGTGAACGCATCAAAGATGCTTTCCGTTACCCGGCAAACAACAGCGAGTTGGGATTAACCCATGCACTCGGTCGCGAGCTTGGCTTAATCCGGAGATTCGTGTGGAAAAACGATACGAAGAACTTGTACATCAAGGGCAGCGGGCTAGACCACCGCACGATCCGTGTGGATGGCCAGAAGATAGAGTCCAACATGTACGCAGTAGATCGTTTCGGAAACATCATGGTTCAGGCGTTTCGTGAAGGAAAAGAGCATACCGTTTCCATCATCAAAGATGTCTTCAAGCATCAGTTGTACGATAAACAAGACGAAGAGCTGTACAAAATGATGTTCGGTGAGGATGGGCAAGCAACAGATAAGCTAATCAATTGGGTGAATTACATCAATGAAGTAGCGCCTGTGATGTGGGGGAAATTCAATTGGGATGAAGGATACTGGGATACGATCAGCAGAGACCTGACGGGGATCGGGTATCTTCCAAACATTTGGGATTCAGATATCAAAGTCTGGGATGATTACACATTCAGACTAGACCTAGCGAAGGAGAAGTTTTAA